The region TAGTCGCTTATGAAACACCTCGCCAATCCACGCAACCGAGAGTGTGGGCAGGACCGCTGACGAATCGAGGTCAGTAGGCGAGTTCTCCGATGCCGCCATCGACGCGCAGGACGGTGCCGGCGGTGTAGGCGGACTCGTCAGAGGCCAGGTAGACAGCCGCCTTTGCCAGCTCGGTGGCGGTGCCGATGCGATGCAGGGGCACGGTCCGTCGCAGCTCGGCGTACAGGGCGGCCTGCCGCTCGGGGCCGAGTGAGGCGAACGTGTCCGTGAGGGTCGGCCCCGGGCTCAGCCCGTTGACGCGGACGCCCCGCTCCTTCAGCTCGTAGGTCAGCCCGCGCGACAGGGACAGCAGGCCGGCCTTGGCGGCGCCGTAGACCGCCGCGTTCTCGTGCCCGATGAAGGCGGAGACGGAGCCGACGAGGATGACGGACGCCTGCCGGGACAACAGCGGCAGCAGGGCCTTGATCAGGAAGAACGGCCCCTTGAGGTTGGTGGCGACGAGCCGGTCGAACGCCTCCTCGGTCCATTCCTCGATCGGCAGGTGGGTGACGTCGGCGGCGTTGCTCATCACGACGTCGAGCCGGGGCCACTCCTGCCGCAGCCGCGCCGCGAGCGCCGCCTGGCCGGGCACGTCGCCGGCGTCGGACAGCACGGGCAACACCCGGCCGCCCAGCCGCCGGGCGGCCTCCTCCAGACGTTCGCGCGAGCGGCCGGTGATCGCGACGACCGCTCCCTCGGCGAGGAACTCGCGGGCAGTCTCGAACCCGATGCCGCTCGTCCCTCCCGTGATCAGGGCGTACTTGCCCTCAAGACGACCCATTGACCTCAATCTCCTCACTCGCGCCCGAGCGCGTGGTTCTGGTAACGATGGTTGTGCAGAGGACCGGAGCACGCCCCGGGTCAGATGGCGGTGCGGCCTCCGTCGGCGGCCACAACGGCGCCGGTCACGTAGCCGGCCTGGTCGCCGGCGAGGAAGGCGATCACCTGGGCGACCTCGGCCGGGTCGGCGGCGCGCTTCAGCGCGGTCGTCAGCCCCATGCCGCCGAGGTCCGGGCCCATGGCCGCCACCACCTTTGATGTGGTCATCGGGCCAGGCGCCACGGCGTTGACGCGCACGTTGGAGGCGGCGAACTCGGCCGCCCAGGTGCGGGTCAGCGACTCCAGCGCCGCCTTGGTGGCGCCGTAGACCGCCATCGTCGGCATGCCCAGGGCGGCCGCGGTGGAGCTGACGTTGACGATGCTGCCGCCCCCGCCGGCGGCCATCTTCGGCGCGAGCCGGGCCACCAGGACGAACGACGCGCGCACGTTGACCGCGAAGGCGGCGTCGTAACCGGCGAGGTCCTGGTCGGCGGTCGCGCTGAACGGGACGACGCCCGCGTTGTTGACGAGGATGTCCACCGCCCCGGCGTCATCGGCCAGCCGTTGCACGGCCTGCGGGTCGGCCAGGTCGGCGGGGATGAAGCGCACGGTGCCGGCCGCGCTCGCCCGCACGTCATCCACGACCTGGGCGCCACGATCCGGGTCGGTACCAGTGATGATCACGTTGGCCCCGCCGGCGGCGAGGATCCTCGCTGTCGCGTGCCCGAGCCCGCCGATGGCACCCGATCCGGTGACCAGCGCCGTCTTCCCGTTGAAGTCCATGGGGTCCTGCCTCTCGTCCGCCGGCGCGCTCACGCGCCACCGACTTCTATGCGTTCGTTCAATAAGTCGCCAGCCGTCACCGTACGGTATTTCGTGCAAGCGGTCAAAAAGTCGTACCCTGGGGGATATGGCACGGACAGGACGCCCCCGCGCATTCGACAAAGACCAGGCCCTCGAGCGCGCGCTCCTGCTGTTCTGGTCCCGGGGCTACGGAGAGACCTCCGTCCAGGACCTCGTCGACGCGCTGGCGCTGGAGCGGGGCAGCCTGTACGGCGCCTTCGGCGACAAGCGGCAGTTCTACCTGGCAGCGGTCCAGTTGTACTGGGACACCTACGAGCGCGAGCTGGTCACGGCGCTGGAGGCCGGGCCGGTCTTGCCGGCGCTGCGCGAGGTGCTCACCCATCCGGCCCGGGCGCAGGAGTACGCCTCTGACGTCGGCGTTCCGCAAGGGTGCATGATCGGCAACACCACCGCCGAACTGGTCCCGCACGATGCCGAGGCCCGCGAGATCGTAGCCCGCTCACACGCTCGCTTCACCCAGATCGTCGCCGACGCCCTGCGGCGCGCGCAGGCCATCGGTGAGGTCACCCAGGCCGCCACCCCCGAGGCCCAGGCGCAGCTCCTGCTGTTCACCGTCCAGGGCCTTTCCCTGGTCTCCCGCGCAGGACTCGACGCCTCCGCCGCGCTCACCGCCGTCGACGCCCTGATCGACGCCCTCCGCGCTTAATCCGCGGGCTCGGGGGCCCACCGCGCCGTCGGCCGGTCCGGATCGCTGGGGCCTCGACCAGGTCACTGTGCGCCCCGCGGCCTTGCGCGAAATCCTCGAAGGACTTCACCGGTGACGAACGTGCCTGACAACCTTGGAGCCCACTTGCTCAACGGCGGCGGGGCTGGTGGGAGGCGTCGCTTCGGTCGGGGCAGGTGAGCGGCTGCAATCGCATCGCCGGCCCTCAGTCGCCTGCGGCCTCGCCCGTCGCCGCGCGGGCGAGAGTGTCGGCCACCGTTGTGCGGGCGAGCCGCGCCACGGAACGCAGTTCGGCGTCGGAGGCGCCGGCGCGGCTGAGCACGGCCAGCGACTGGTTGATGGCGACGACGAACACGGCCAGCTCGTCCAGGACGCGGGGATCGGCCGATGCGGCCGCCAGCGCCCCGCGTACCCGTCGGCGTTGGATGTCGAGCAGGGTGCGCACATGGCCACGGCTCTCCTCGCCGAGGATCGCCGACTGCGCCGCGGACTGCGCGATGAGGCACCCCGTAGGAACCGACGGATCGGCGATGCGCGCCAGCACCACGTCCAGGAACGCCTCGATCGCGCGCACCGGATCGTCGGAGTGCGCGGCGAGCGCCACCTCGTACTGGGCGGCGTAGGTGGCCGCGTAGCGGTCGAGACACTGGCGGAACAGGGCATCCTTGCCGCCGAACGTGCCGTAGATGGAGCCGCGGCCCAGACCAGCGGCCGCGCCCAGGACGTCGAGCGAGGCATCGGTGTATCCGCGCTGCCAGAACACACGCATCGCCTGGTCCAGGGCAACGCCGACGTCGAACTGCTTGCGGCCTGACATGCCACACCTCCCGGGTTCTTGGTAACCCGCCGTGATTCTACTCACATGTTGGACTGAACGATAAAACTATCTTTGACTGTTCAGTACAAGATGACATAGCGTGCTGGAGCATTCGCACGGGAGAAACCACTGTGATCCAGGACATCGCTCCAGAAATCGGTTCGCAAAACCACGGCGGCCGCCGCATCCGCGCCACGTTCTGGCTCGTGGCAACGATGTACGCCCTGTCATGCTGGGTGGCACCCTGCCGATTCCGCTGTACGCATTCTGGGCGCCGCAAATGGGTTTCGGGCCCTTCACCACCACGCTGGCGTTCGCCGTCTATGCGCTGGGAACGGTGCTGGCGCTGATGATGTTCGCGTCCCTGTCCGATCGCGCGGGGCTCCGGCCGCTGCTGGCGGCCCCCGCGAGCACCGCGCTGTTCCTGATCGCCCGGGACGTCGGGACGCTGCTGGCGGCGCGATTCCTGTGCGGGCTGGCCACAGGGGTGTTCGCCTCCACCGCCATCGCGGCGCTGAGCGAGCTCGCCGGCGGCAACGCTCGGCGCGCCGCGATGGTGTCCACCGCGGCGAACATGGGCGGACTGGGACTCGGCGCCGTCATGGCCGGCGTGTTCGCCGAGTACGGCACCGACCCCACGCACCTGGTCTTCTGGGTCTACCTGGCGACGCTGGCGCCTGCGTTCCTCGCCGTCGCGATCACGCCCGAGACCGTCGCGGTCCGCGGACGACCCGCCCTGGCCGTGCGCAGGCCGGCCGTACCGGCCCGGGAAGCGGGGAGGCCGGAGTTCTGGCGGGCCGCCGCCGCTGTCGCTCGTCGCGGGCGTCGTCGTCCAGACCGCGCTGTGGACCCGGTCGCTGGCGTTGTTCGTCGTCGGCACGATTCTTGCGGGCGCCGGCGTCGGGCTGGTGTTCCGCCGCGGCGTCGCCGTCACCCAGCGGCTGGCCCAGCCTCGGCGCTGAGGCGTCCCACTCCGGCTGCTTGACGCGGCCGCATCACCTACAAGAAAGGAAACGCCATGAAGGCACCCATGCTCGAAGGTCCCGGCTCGGTCAGCGGAGCGCCGCACCTGCCGCCCGGCTTCACCGACACTTTCATCAGCCGCTACGTCGACACCGGCGACGTGCGCCTGCACGCGGTCACCGGCGGCCGGGGACCCGCGCTGCTGCTGCTGGCGGGCTGGCCGCAGAGCTGGTATGCCTGGCGGCTGCTCATGCCTGCGCTGGCCGCCGACTTCTCGGTCGTCGCGGTCGACCCGCGCGGCGTCGGGCTGTCGGACAAGCCGCAGGACGGCTACGACACCGGCACCCTCGCCGCCGACATGGTGGCGTTGATGGCCGCGCTCGGGCACCAGCGCTTCTCCATGGTCGGCCATGACATCGGCATGTGGACCGGCTACGCGCTGGCCGCCGACCACCCCGAGCGCCTCGACCGCCTGGCCGTCGCCGAGGCCGCCATCCCGGGCCTGTCCCCCTCACCGCCGCTTTTCCATGACACACAGGCCAACGACCGCCTCTGGCACTTCGCCTTCAACCGCCTCGCCGAGCTGAACGAGCTGCTCATCCAGGGCAAGGAGCGCATCTTCTTCGGCCACCAGTTCGCCACCAAGGCCGTGCGCAAGCTGCCCGACCACGCTGTCGAACACTATGTCGGCCCCCTCGCTGCCGACCCCGACGCCCTTCGCGCCAGCTTCGCGTTCTACCGCGCACTCGACACCACCATCGCGCAGAACCAGCGGCGCAAGACCCGACGGCTGACCATCCCCGTCCTGGCGATCGCCGGAGCGGGCAACTCCGGCGACCTGGTCGAAAAGACCATGCGGCTCGCCGCCGACGACGTGGAAAGCGTGATCATCCCCGACTGCGGCCACTACCCCGCCGAAGAGGCCCCCGAGGAAATGCTGGCGGCCCTCAAGCCGTTCCTGACGGCCCACCGCTTCGATGCGATCGGGGGAGAAAGGGGCCCGAATTGCTCGCCCGGCTGGCCGCCCAGCGCGACTAGATCGACAGGCGGATCGCCGACCTGACCGGCACCCGCAACCGGCTCGACTCTGTACTGGGCCGACCACGGGCGCGGTGGTCTCAGCGGGTGCTGTTGGCCGTTGCCGTCGCCGCCATGAGGGCGGCGACGGAGTCGCGATGGTCGTGCTCGTTGCGCCCGAGGACGATGCAGCTCGGTCCGGCATCTGCGACGGGGACGCAGATTGTGCCCGGTGATGCCGGGGTGACAAGTGAGCGAGGAAGTATCGACAACATCGTCACCTGCGGCCACCTCGTACCCGTTCGGCCAGGCCTTTCGTCCGTGGACCGACGTGAACGTCGACCAGTGGATCCTGCTCACCAACCCGGACGTCACCGCCACCTTCTGGACCCTGCGCGCCGCCTGACCTCGGATAACCGCAACGTGCCGCATGGCCGCCCACCGGCACTCTCTGGGGATTCGGGACTCAGCAGATCGATCTCTACACGCCGCCGGAGACGCATACCAGCCCCCAGTACGCCACCGTCCACGGCGCCAGGATCCAGCCGTATGTGCTGAACGACCCCGGCAAGATCTCCATCGCCTACACGGTCGGGACCAGTGCTGTGAAGACCGAGTTGCTGGACGCGTGGCTACTACTTCCCTGACAATCAGTACCCCCGATTCATCGATGTGCCGGTCACGGCCTTCTTCACCACCAAAACACCGTGAACGCCGCCCGGCAGGGGCACGCCGTGCTCCTGCCGGGCCGTCCCCGGGGAGGTCACCCGAATGAGCGAGCCGGCGCGTGTGCGGGCAGCGGCGGGACTCCTGGTTCTGCTCACCCTGTCCGCCTGCCAGATCGGCCCTGGCGAGCTGTTCAGGGTCGTCAACGAAACCGACGAGACGGTGGTGGTGAAGTGGAATGACGCCGTCTACGCCACGTTGCCGCCCGGTCGTATGACTGCCACAGCGCTTCCCGAGGGCTACTGCGAACAGTCGCGGGGCGACCGGTTCACCGCCACGTCGGACAGCGGCCGGCAATATCGTTATCAGGGCAGGGTGTGCAACGGGAACACCTGGAAGCTGCCCGCGCCCGGTGGCTGACGACGCGGAAAGGATCCGGACGGCGCCGCCTGGTTCCAGTCAAATTAGAGGACTCGGGCCTGTTCGGGGTTCGGATCACGAGGGGTTGTGGATTCGTCTGCGCGGTGCGGTCCGGCCCTGATAAGCCATGGGCATGGCGCGTGGCGACCTCACGGACGAGGAATGGGCGACTCGCCGGACGAGGCGTAGACAGCCCGGGTCCAAGGCACGCCGCGCGTTCAGCCCGAGCCCACTCCCGGGCCCGCGCCACT is a window of Nonomuraea helvata DNA encoding:
- a CDS encoding SDR family oxidoreductase; translated protein: MGRLEGKYALITGGTSGIGFETAREFLAEGAVVAITGRSRERLEEAARRLGGRVLPVLSDAGDVPGQAALAARLRQEWPRLDVVMSNAADVTHLPIEEWTEEAFDRLVATNLKGPFFLIKALLPLLSRQASVILVGSVSAFIGHENAAVYGAAKAGLLSLSRGLTYELKERGVRVNGLSPGPTLTDTFASLGPERQAALYAELRRTVPLHRIGTATELAKAAVYLASDESAYTAGTVLRVDGGIGELAY
- a CDS encoding SDR family oxidoreductase, whose amino-acid sequence is MDFNGKTALVTGSGAIGGLGHATARILAAGGANVIITGTDPDRGAQVVDDVRASAAGTVRFIPADLADPQAVQRLADDAGAVDILVNNAGVVPFSATADQDLAGYDAAFAVNVRASFVLVARLAPKMAAGGGGSIVNVSSTAAALGMPTMAVYGATKAALESLTRTWAAEFAASNVRVNAVAPGPMTTSKVVAAMGPDLGGMGLTTALKRAADPAEVAQVIAFLAGDQAGYVTGAVVAADGGRTAI
- a CDS encoding TetR/AcrR family transcriptional regulator, encoding MARTGRPRAFDKDQALERALLLFWSRGYGETSVQDLVDALALERGSLYGAFGDKRQFYLAAVQLYWDTYERELVTALEAGPVLPALREVLTHPARAQEYASDVGVPQGCMIGNTTAELVPHDAEAREIVARSHARFTQIVADALRRAQAIGEVTQAATPEAQAQLLLFTVQGLSLVSRAGLDASAALTAVDALIDALRA
- a CDS encoding TetR/AcrR family transcriptional regulator; this encodes MSGRKQFDVGVALDQAMRVFWQRGYTDASLDVLGAAAGLGRGSIYGTFGGKDALFRQCLDRYAATYAAQYEVALAAHSDDPVRAIEAFLDVVLARIADPSVPTGCLIAQSAAQSAILGEESRGHVRTLLDIQRRRVRGALAAASADPRVLDELAVFVVAINQSLAVLSRAGASDAELRSVARLARTTVADTLARAATGEAAGD
- a CDS encoding MFS transporter, producing MLGGTLPIPLYAFWAPQMGFGPFTTTLAFAVYALGTVLALMMFASLSDRAGLRPLLAAPASTALFLIARDVGTLLAARFLCGLATGVFASTAIAALSELAGGNARRAAMVSTAANMGGLGLGAVMAGVFAEYGTDPTHLVFWVYLATLAPAFLAVAITPETVAVRGRPALAVRRPAVPAREAGRPEFWRAAAAVARRGRRRPDRAVDPVAGVVRRRHDSCGRRRRAGVPPRRRRHPAAGPASALRRPTPAA
- a CDS encoding alpha/beta hydrolase; this encodes MKAPMLEGPGSVSGAPHLPPGFTDTFISRYVDTGDVRLHAVTGGRGPALLLLAGWPQSWYAWRLLMPALAADFSVVAVDPRGVGLSDKPQDGYDTGTLAADMVALMAALGHQRFSMVGHDIGMWTGYALAADHPERLDRLAVAEAAIPGLSPSPPLFHDTQANDRLWHFAFNRLAELNELLIQGKERIFFGHQFATKAVRKLPDHAVEHYVGPLAADPDALRASFAFYRALDTTIAQNQRRKTRRLTIPVLAIAGAGNSGDLVEKTMRLAADDVESVIIPDCGHYPAEEAPEEMLAALKPFLTAHRFDAIGGERGPNCSPGWPPSATRSTGGSPT